TAAAGAAATGAGCGAACAAACCGATAATATAGGTGTAGTAAAAATATTATTGGTAGTGGGAAAATACAATGGCTATAAATATCAATAACTTGGCGAACAACCAAGTCACAGCTAGGCAAGCTGAACAACAGCAAGTTCAGCAACAAAATAATCAAGGTGCGCAGCAAAGTGCTCAGGCACAAGCTAATACCGCGCGTCAGGATTCAGTGTCGCTAACGAATAATGCGCAACAATTGAACAATGCAACTAAAAAAGCAAATGCGTCTTCTGGTTTTGATCAAGAGAAAGTTGATAAAATTAAGAAGGCTATTGCAGATGGTTCATACAAAGTTGATGCTGAGCGTTTAGCCGCTAATATGATCACCAAAGAAGGCAATATTTTCGGGCTGTAAGACTTTATGACAAACGCATTTGAAATCGTAAATCAACAAATGCAACAGCTCGAAGAGTTGTCAGGTTTATTATCGCAAGAATTAGACGCTTTCACGCACCGCGACCCTGCAAAAATTATTGATATAGCTGAGAGTAAGGTCAAGACACTTACTACCATTACCGAACTTGACGCTCAGCTATCTCAACTACCCAATTTAAGCGCATTGAAATCAGAAGCCAAATTTAGCCAGCTTGTTGAACAATGTGCCGTTAAATTAAACGAACTTAAAACCCAGAACGCAGTTAACGAACGCGTGATTAAAACCAGCCTGAATAACGTGACTCAGTTAAAACAGTCTTTACTTTCTCTTAAAAATGCAAACGCGATGACGTATGACAAAAAAGGGAAAGCCATGACTCAAACATTAGGCGCAGGTATTAAAGCCTAAGCACAATCTTGTTTAAATTCGCTCGTCACTAAATCCCACTGACGAACTTTTATAGTCTTCTCGCTCAGGTCTTATGGTTCATTGTCAGCGCTTACTCTCGACTTTACGTAAGTACTTAGGTTTCGTCTGGAACTAGAAACCTGCCCCTAAAACCTGATCACTTTGACTATATCTACCTAACATAAACAAAATCTAGGCTTGTGTTGAGCTTCACCCAAAATAAGCACCTTAACTAAAAAGTTTT
This genomic window from Saccharobesus litoralis contains:
- the flgN gene encoding flagellar export chaperone FlgN, giving the protein MTNAFEIVNQQMQQLEELSGLLSQELDAFTHRDPAKIIDIAESKVKTLTTITELDAQLSQLPNLSALKSEAKFSQLVEQCAVKLNELKTQNAVNERVIKTSLNNVTQLKQSLLSLKNANAMTYDKKGKAMTQTLGAGIKA
- the flgM gene encoding flagellar biosynthesis anti-sigma factor FlgM → MAININNLANNQVTARQAEQQQVQQQNNQGAQQSAQAQANTARQDSVSLTNNAQQLNNATKKANASSGFDQEKVDKIKKAIADGSYKVDAERLAANMITKEGNIFGL